In the genome of Tripterygium wilfordii isolate XIE 37 chromosome 19, ASM1340144v1, whole genome shotgun sequence, one region contains:
- the LOC119986239 gene encoding protein TRANSPORT INHIBITOR RESPONSE 1-like: protein MDTSRETESSASPESTGPSSFPDKVLKLVLPLIETHKDRNSVSLVCKDCYNSERLSRSRLFIGNCYSVSPEIVVRRFPNIRSVTLKGKPRFSDFNLVPEGWGADVHAWLVMFASKYPFLEELRLKRMVISDESLEFLAFNFPDFKKLSLSSCDGFSTDGLAAIATDCKNLIELDIQENIIDDRSGDWLSCFPENLTSLEVLNFANLNREVDFDALQRLVGRCKSLKVLKVNGSISLEQLEELLVCAPQLTELGTGSFSQEITVQYTDIETAFGNCENLHSLSGLWEATALNLPVMFPACANLTFLNLSYAALQGGDIAELLAQCPHLRRLWVLDTVEDEGLEAVGSSCPLLEELRVFPADPFDDKAIHGVTEAGFIAVSYGCPRLHYVLYFCRQMTNAAVATVVKNCPDFTHFRLCIIAPGQPDYITNEPMDEAFGAVVKTCPKLRRLSVSGLLTDLAFEYIGKYAKNLEILSVAFAGSSDWGMQCVLGGCPKLRKLEIRDCPFGDAALLSGVEMYESMRSLWMSSCNVTMDGCRKLAREMPRLNVEVIKEDERDEGLADKVYIYRSVAGPRRDAPPFVLTL from the exons ATGGATACAAGTAGAGAAACCGAATCGTCTGCCTCGCCCGAGTCGACTGGGCCGTCTTCGTTTCCAGACAAGGTGTTGAAGCTAGTGCTTCCTCTGATCGAAACCCACAAAGACCGTAACTCTGTCTCTCTGGTTTGCAAGGACTGCTACAATTCCGAGCGCTTGTCGCGTTCCCGTCTGTTTATCGGCAACTGTTACTCAGTCTCCCCTGAAATTGTTGTCAGGAGGTTCCCCAATATCCGAAGTGTGACTCTAAAGGGGAAGCCTCGATTCTCCGACTTCAATCTGGTGCCGGAAGGTTGGGGCGCCGATGTCCACGCTTGGCTTGTCATGTTTGCTTCCAAGTACCCGTTTCTTGAGGAGCTCAGGCTGAAGAGAATGGTTATCAGTGATGAGAGTCTGGAGTTTTTGGCTTTCAACTTTCCTGATTTTAAGAAGCTCTCACTCTCAAGCTGTGATGGGTTCAGCACTGACGGGCTTGCAGCCATTGCCACAGATTGCAA GAATTTGATTGAGCTCGACATACAGGAGAACATTATTGATGACAGAAGTGGAGATTGGTTGAGCTGCTTTCCTGAAAACTTAACATCATTGGAAGTCCTGAACTTTGCTAATCTGAATAGGGAAGTTGATTTTGATGCACTCCAGAGACTTGTTGGTCGGTGCAAATCATTGAAGGTTTTGAAGGTTAATGGAAGTATTTCATTGGAACAATTAGAAGAGCTGCTAGTTTGTGCTCCCCAATTGACGGAGCTTGGCACTGGTTCATTCTCACAAGAGATAACAGTCCAGTACACTGATATTGAAACAGCATTTGGCAATTGTGAAAATCTGCATAGCCTCTCTGGTTTATGGGAAGCAACTGCACTGAATCTCCCAGTTATGTTCCCTGCCTGTGCAAATTTGACTTTCCTAAATTTGAGCTATGCAGCTTTACAAGGTGGTGACATTGCTGAGCTTCTTGCTCAGTGTCCACATCTTCGGCGTCTTTGG GTTCTGGACACAGTAGAAGATGAAGGGCTAGAGGCTGTTGGCTCCAGCTGTCCTTTGCTCGAGGAACTCCGTGTTTTTCCTGCAGATCCATTTGATGATAAAGCTATCCATGGGGTGACTGAAGCAGGGTTTATAGCTGTGTCTTATGGCTGCCCAAGACTTCACTATGTCCTCTACTTTTGCCGACAGATGACTAATGCTGCCGTTGCAACAGTCGTGAAGAATTGCCCTGATTTCACCCACTTCCGTCTCTGCATAATTGCTCCAGGCCAGCCAGATTACATAACAAATGAACCTATGGATGAGGCTTTTGGTGCGGTAGTGAAGACTTGTCCAAAGCTACGGAGGCTTTCAGTTTCAGGTCTCTTAACTGACTTGGCATTTGAATACATTGGGAAGTATGCGAAAAACCTGGAAATCCTTTCAGTGGCTTTTGCTGGCAGCAGTGATTGGGGCATGCAGTGTGTCCTGGGAGGATGTCCAAAGTTGAGGAAACTTGAGATTAGGGACTGTCCTTTTGGGGATGCCGCACTTCTCTCTGGTGTGGAGATGTATGaatctatgaggtccttatggATGTCTTCCTGCAATGTGACAATGGATGGCTGTAGGAAATTGGCAAGGGAGATGCCAAGGCTTAATGTGGAGGTAATCAAGGAGGATGAGAGGGATGAAGGTCTAGCTGATAAAGTTTATATTTATCGATCTGTTGCAGGTCCAAGAAGGGATGCTCCTCCTTTTGTTCTCACCCTCTAA